The sequence TTATTGTTTACATGAAACGAACTCAGCTGAAAAAATGTTCTTCACAAACAAAAAGGATTTTCAGAAGCTGTTTAAAGTTTTTACCTTTCAAAAGCATTTCTGCATCAATTTACAGAATATAAGTCGCCTGGGCGTTTTTAACTCAATCCGAAGTACTTACCTAGACCCGAACCGGAAAAACtgaaaccgaatccgaactgttatacaaaaatatccgaatgggacTTATGAGCTTAGTACTTTGGTGTTTGGGtataatccgaaccgaaccgacatCCGAACTAGGATCCGAAGATATttgaaattagttaaatatgttaaagtttttatatatttaagatgatttagatattttaggatattcaaaatatttttttagtttgttttaattgttattttgaatactttttagttaatttagatagtttaactaatttttaattagatttgtaagcaatttatatattttgaaaaaaagattGTCAATTTTTacggtttaaaaaatatatttttggacgattttaaacattggttacatccgatccgaaccaaacccgaaaggaaccgaaccgaaaccgatccgATAATTAGTAAAACCCGAATGGTACTTCTGAGTATAACACCGAAAATCCGAAAATCCGAATTATCCGGACCGAAACCGAACGGTCCACCGAACGCACAAGCCTAATTGGAACCAAATGGAATTTGTGTGTAAATTGATCAAATACCAAACTGAACCTAAATGtttaaccaaaccaaatcaaattcTATCAagaatttttaatcattttaggAATAAGAGACAGTCGTATGGATTTAGAATGAGACAATTTATGTTATAGATTTACTAGTTGTTACTTGAGTTAGTGGTGTTTCGGTCCTTTATTTTCGTTAAGTTCATTCGTTGTAAGCACTATGAAAAACATTGAAAGACACTAAACAAAGTTGATCATTCCTATGCAATTTTTGTATCTATGAACTAACATGTACATTTGATATCAAcgtaaaagcaaaaaaaattctcaCTTTGATGGCCACACTACGGTAACTTGGATTGAACTGATCGAAAATCATTTCTCAGCTAACGGATTATGGAGTCTGGTTACACTGACACAATGAGGGAGTCAAAGTGGCTGCTACGCTGCTGAAATATTTGGAGGATATCGAGATAAATGATCATCATATGAAGCACCTGTATCTTCCAAACAACTTATCGGCTGGGTTAAGTGtgagaatattttggattaTAATATCCAAAATCACTTGAGATGCAATAAAGAGAAAGTTTGGAGGAAATGAGAGGGTGAATCAGTCTCTTCTTCAAACTCTAAAAAGAGACTTCTCCCAATGAGTGTGGATGAGAATATTGACGATTATTTTGGAAGACTAATGACCACTCCAACAAAACGAGGAGCAACGGGGGAAGACATGGCAGACTTAAAGACTGTTGAGAAGATCCTTTGAACACTAACTAAAAAATCACATATGTAATGGTGTCCATTAAAGAAACGAAAAATCCAAGATGCATGACTATCAATGAGTTTCAAAGTTCTTTGTGTGTCCATGAGAAAAAAAGTCCAGTTGTGAAGAAGATGATCAAGCTCCCAATGTCAAAGGCAGGGATAGATGATCTTGCTGACGACGAGTTATGAATAGAGGACGCTCTTTAAAAAAGGCGGTGACTGAGTGTTATAAATATCACAATTTGTGGCATTTTCAGTATGAATGCCCAAATGCAAACAACCAAGCACACTTTGCAGAGATAGAAGAGAAAGACGAAGTTATGGTAATACCACAAGTAGAACTTCAAATAACAATGAGAGGTGATGCATGGTTTGTAGACTCTGCATGATGTGTGGAAACCAAGGTATGTTCTCAAGTTTGGAAACTACTTTCACTTGTCAAGCTTGAGCATAATCGCAAACTGATGGTTTAATGGGAAAGGTGTGTTAAATTATGTTGAAGGGAAAAAGCTATGTTGTGAACGATGTGTATATTTATAAACAACATGTTGAGTGTCAAGCAACTTAAAAAAGATTAGATGTGCTATTCATCAGAGGAGAACGAAAGACATGTAGCATAATTCATTCTACagagaagaaaatatataacagTATGCTGTGAGTGCAAATTGAATGTTTTATCATGCTTGGCAAACATGTGGTAAAATAAAGCATAGTTGTGGCATCAACAGTATGGTAATACAAACGTGTGGTAGTATAAAGGTTGACACAAAGCAAATTTGTGGCATCATCTCTCAGCTACAAGGGTTTCTTTACCTTACACTACAAAGAAATGGTTGTTGGCTTACCTGAAATTAGGCAAGTAAAAATCACATGTGAATCATGTCTAAAAAGGAAACAACACTGAGAACAGTCTAACCAgacaatttgatatattttgatTTCAAGTAAACACAACGTTGAAGTcatacttgattttttttctcgacCAAGAGTTAATATCTACGTCAAGTTtgaagagtttataatcaaaattaacaATGATCTCtgtcagaaacaaaaaaaaaaaaatctccataAGTCCATTTTTGCAGACTAAATCCACATAAATTAACCTAAAGTAGGTTgggaaaaacaaaataaattatgacaCGAATAAGCTTAGATTGGGGAGGGTTGATTCAGTTGAGAATTGAGATAACTACCTCTCTTTCTCCCACACAACTTGTGAATTGTATGGAAAACATATCATGTGGCCAAACTTTAGCTGGATGATATCATTGAAAGTTCATTTACATATCTGTCTAGCAGTTTCCTATTTCTtcttaattcatatatatatatacatatgttgtCTTCTTTCCCAATTGTAGAAgttgttttgggttttgttaACTAGCATCTAAGGTATATTATTTTGTCATCACACGGTGTCTGTTTTTGTCGCTGAGAAATGCTTGTTGTCCTCATACTATTGGATGATTGTGCAGTGTAATTTTATTCTCTATTTCTTGTCCTCTTATAGTGTCTGGCCTCAATCTCCTACCTTCTTCAACTCCAAGAACttctatatatcatatatggaTACTCTGCATCTTCATATAATACTATTTAATACGtttctttcaaaatataaagaGATGGTAATTAACTACtgttgaaaattgaaattagagaTGAgcagtttaaaaaatatagatttgaaTCGTTTATGTCATAATTGAATAACAACTATTCGGACTAATTCGTGAATCTCAGATAAAATACATGTACAAAAACCATACTGTTATTTTTGGTTATCCAGATTATGAAGTCTACCTAAAGTAAATACAAAAGGTTAAAATACTAggttaaaatacaaaataaacagAAATGAAACTACATACTAACTTTTTCTCGTAAAAACAGAactctaaatattttataagagaAATAAGAATCAATTTGTTATCCATACGCACCTAAAAGTATCAATACATTCAAAATATTCAGATTCAGGTTgtattgattaatatatattttttaagtccaaatataaatttctaatatattctatttttaaccGATTAGAACGGCTTATTATAGATATACCGAATATTTTGGTACATTCTTAATGAAATCCCCCACTCACGGGCATATATGTAAAATGGAACTATAATATTGTAACTGTATTGATGTTCAACTCTATTCATATCTAGTACTTTACAACTGAAAAATTAAACTAAGGAGAAGAGGATTTggtatttaaatttttggtttaCAGCAATGTAGAGGCATGGGCATTAATTAGCATGCATGTCTCTTCACCTAACTCAAGAAACATCTATAATGTCTCAACATCTTTTTAGGTTATGAAGAGTCAATTAAACAGCGACACCACTTATGTCAAAGTGTTTAAGAATACATCAACATTTttacaaatgaaaataaacttcTTAATTGTGAGATTCAGTTCTCTTCAATCTAAAACACAAAGGCACAAACCATACGTAAAATCATATAATACTATTATAGATTtctatgaactttttttttaaaatcctatCTGTTATCCGGTAGGTTCCGATATAAAACGCATTTAGTGGTAAAGAATGGATTAGCCAAAAGTGCACTATGCTACATGACTTCGAGTTTGAATACCTTTCAACTAACTCGAAACCCAATTTGGACAAGTAGAATCAAACTTAGGACCAACGTGGATTTCCATGAACTTAATCTTCTATGTGTTGGTGTTACTATCACATGCATTAATTTATAATGTATACTTTATGAACAGTTGCGTTTTGTATATCAACTAATTAGTTGATTTTGAATATTCATTTTGGAATTAAGTTTGTTAGATTGGAAAACACCAGATGTActgacaatatatatatatatataaaagatgtactgacaatataaaacaaaaatctcgATAAACTTTTTCTAGACTGTGATATtttgccatataaaaatactggGTAGAATTGTAACAAGAACTTGGAAACTGTTGGTTGAACAACAAATCAAAATACGTCTGTTTCAAAGCCTTGAGAACTTACTTACCAATGATTCTTTAGTCGATGGTAATCCCGCTGAAatgaaactaatattacatgttaTAGTTTCGGGTTTAGAGATTATTAAAAGTTCTCCAGTTAGCTTCTGCACAAGCAACATCAGTTATGGATCAGATTGAGCATGTTTTAACTCTGAACTTTTTggtattcaaaaagaaaaataaatcaaataataaaaggaCATAATAATGTGAATTGATGTTAAGGTTATGAAACTTTTTTCCTGTTTAAATGTCTTTTCCCATTGGTAAAGGCTTTTTTCTGAAGTGGTTCCAAACCATTTTTGTGATGGCTTCTAATCggttattaaaaaacatattatgtatatttttaatcattgcTACAGTGActaattgttaaaatattttgcaGTTCAAggggcggggggggggggggggggggggggggggggggatatAGATAATCAGGTTCTAAATAATCTACCGTTTAATTGTCCCTATCTCACATGGACAAAACATAATCTCGCATGTCTTGGCTGGTTATGTTCCGTGTAGGAGCTTTCGAGTAGAAAATTCAAAACCATATCATACAATTTCACAAAATGTAAAATTGTGATAGATGAGGATCGTAAAAGTCATAATGGACGACAAGGAACAAGGTAGGCAAAAACATCACATacagtatttttttgtttgaaattttgaatattaCATTTTCATAAGGTCAATGATTTCCCCACAAAATCTGGTTCGAAATTTCATTTACACATAAAACTGAGAAAGTCAACTTGgctgataaaaaaattgttattctttattttagtattttctaTAAggttaagaatataaagatattcaAATACCATGGTAACGTTATAAAATATTCCAAAATGGAATTTCTTAATCTTAAGAAGAATAGAAaccacaaaaatatttttcttaagcCAAAGATTAGTGAGGACAATTATTAATGATTAGTGCTGTGAGGACACTTATTAATGACCATTAATGTTGAACTCACCTAATAATTATCCATTAGCCAAGATGAGATCCATCACATTACATCATCCATATATAACCTTTTACCCATACATACACGTACCTAcaatattttagatatgtataaACAGATGCGTACACGCAAATTCATATGTATGTATGAATATGTTTTGGATggcaaaaatatgaaatcagaAAGCATAAGTTCTTGAGGTGGGAGAGTCGGCAACTTGAAGAGTTTGCTGGATAATTTTTTGTGCCTTTCTGCTTCTTAACTCAAATCTCATACTGTCACTCTTCTCTATCTTCTCataggatgatgatgatgaagttgaggaagaggaagatgatgatgatgatgataatgatgatctCTTCCTCATCCTTAGACTTGTCTTTATCTTCACCTTCAAGTCTTCCACAATCTTACCCAATCTCATCCTTACCACCATCTGatatatttggaaaaaaatagattttttaaattgcagaaattaatcctagatttttttttccaataattAATCATAGATTTATGTGCTTGGTTTTGATTCAATAACTTAATACAAGATTTAAGGGAAAGAGAGGCAAGAGactatttttttcctttaagaGTATGTGATATACGAATATGTGTACATCTACATACATGCAATGATTTAATGGAAAAAGAGacaagagagaaaagatagTAGAGAAATATTGAACCTTGTTGAAGTGTGACTTGGAGATATTAGAGAAGATGAAAATGGAGAATACAGGGGAGCatacctatatatatgtgtgtactTGTGGTGGGAGGCTGATGTCAAAGCTTGTGAATATGTGAGTCTCGTGACCCTTTTTTCAGTCTTTAACTAAtactctttttttaataaacaggAAATTATGTATGGTTAGTATTTGGGTACGATGGTTTGATTTGTCCAAGATTCAGATTTTGAGGCATCACCAAATCATAGTTCTTTGGGAGTTAtgctttattttaatttatttggtacATTATGTATCTTCCTTTTTTTGTCAccacatgtatttttttatccTCACTTCTAGAGGTGAATGCGAAAGAGAGAAAgatcaaataaaatagaataagtttttttttttttttgtaaagatttTTTGTCACCAGGATGATTTtagaaatttgttttctttcttgatAGCTCAGAATCTTAACCTTAAATTCAGTACTGCAAATACACAACAATCCACAATAGCTAAGATCGGGAAAGAATCCACGTAAACCAGGTACACATTTCAATTCTCAAGTTCGAATGAAGCTAGAAGACACTAAAATTATCTTGGTTTTGAATGTGATTGAAATAAAGGCAAGAAAGCAAATCAACGATGTAAATCTATGAATAAAAAGGGTTGGGGAACTTATCAAAGAATCAATTAAATACCATTCTAGAACTCAAAACCCAGTTCTATAATCTTTACACCCTCGTGGCCCCAATCACTATGTCTATCAATAGTTAAACATGGATTAAAGAACAAATTTTGATAAGTTCACAAAGGTCCCTAACATCAACTCTGTTAAGTTACTTTGCTCATCTAAGTATTTTCAGACATTTCATTGAACACCATTTGGGTGCGAGAAAAAATCTAAGCTCATAAATTAAGTAGTTAGTCAAGTTCAAACAATAAGAAAAAGGGTAACCCTAAGAAAAACTATAGATGAAGGACTGGAACGATTGGAATAAGGTCTTATTTGTCAAACGTATCTGGCTTATCTTTACATTAACAAGCTCTCTATGGGTCTCCTGTATGCGTCGAAATCTCATTAGAACCGATAATTTTTGGGAAGTGCTGGTTAATAGGGATGGGAGTTGAATATGTCAGAACTATTCAAGTTTAGATCAGTGACTAGGCAATTTTTAATTTGTGAAGTTAGATCGGATATCAGTGCGAGCTTTTGGCATGACAACTGGACTTTGTTGGGACCCTTTATTGAAATCACCTGAGATAGAGAGAGGTCCTCGCCTTACAAGTCTGCCACTAAAATCCACGTATCAGAAGCTATCTCAAACAATAGTTGGTGGTTACCATTATCACTCTCATACATTAGTAATAGTGTCTGCCTTCAGCCAcacacatataaatataatccTACGAGGCTGAGGATTACTGTTTCTGGAAAATAGGAGACATAGAACCATCGTCAGATACCTTGTCTATTTAGGGATATTTACACAACAATCTTTTGGAACGGTATCTTGGGGTTTAACGGTTCCaacaaatttctttttgtgtaGTGATGCCTCTGAAACTTGTGATCACCTGCTCTTCAACTGCTCTTATTTAGCAAAGGTATGGTCTTTATTTACAGATCATGCTCATCTTTTGCCTCCACCCCAGTGTATGGAATTCATCAGACGATGGACTAAAGACCAGACTTTAGACTCCATCAAACTCCTCTTCAAGCCCATCCTTCAAGTCTCAATCTATATGTCATATGGAAAGAGTGCAACTCGTGTTCACAATGCCACTAGTAGACCCTCTTCTGCTCTGATCTCAGACATCAAAATCAACTTAACAGCCAAACTTGACACCTTATCTTGAGCTTAAAGAAACGTACCATCAACCATCACCTACCGAGGCTACACGCCTTTTGGGTGGGTGGGAACCCAAGAAACCATGCGATCTATTTTCAGAGCCGACTATTGCGAGCACTTCAAATGGATCCAAGCAAATATATTTAGGAAGTGAGTAAGAGTTTTTAATTTCCGGTCTTCTTATAGGCATAGATCGTTCTCAACACGTTCTTCAGCATTTGACACATATGTTTCgaaaatttatcttttattttctttattaggcTTGTGCTTTAAATTTCAGTTATCCAATGCTTATAAAACTTGTTCgaggttgattgtttgtagTTTCTAAAATGGTTTTCGGTTTTTGATTTTCTAAAAGTTACTTTTTTGCCTATcaagatttttgaaaaatagatttcctaaattttagaaaaactagattttgaaataattacTTACTTCTtagcaaaaactaaaaactacatTTTCTTGGTTCCTTGAGCAATGTAagtgatttgttttcttttttttttttctttttgctgaattaataatatatctatatctATGCATTAATATAgtataaacaacaaaaatacaTTAGTGATAACTATTCCAAAAAtagtaagaaaaaataaacaaaattgtttttgtctatcatgtaaatttaaattctaaaattacaaaataaaaatcatccaaacaatcatcacctaagTAAAAAGCATTTGTACATAtcaataacattttaaaaaatttcaacaaaataaaattaattatttaaatttaatttatgtaaagtttacatgttttttaataatctaTAGGTGTTATTTGCCAAAATTTATAGTAAATTTTTGCTAAtcataaaaaaatctttaatgtAGTAAGACtactttattaattaaatgatattttatttagattaaaatatttgaattacataaaaaaaatttgtaacaaaattacataatttttttattttaccatttaaaaaaaaaatatacttttattttttataaaatataattataaattatctaGAATTAAATCTACTTTAAAATCTAGttattgaatatttattttgtaatatttaaatttcataaaattattaatataggATTTTCTTAATTATCCCTATATATTACATGAAATgtgttaaaattatattaaacatataaataaataaaaaatatgtagaaatcaatttttttcatgataataattatatattaaaattcaaaaaaaaaaaaattaccatttaggtttttataaatctaaattCTACAATGATGTTCGTGAAATTGTTTTTGCATTTATATAGATTTATGATAgttttatttgtaaatattgtttctgttttgaaataattttatcaaataagtttatgtgtattttgatgctaatattttatattttattattttagagtaaaatgttaataatatttttatataaaatcaaaaaccaaaaaccaaaatctaaagcAACCTTTCATGATTTTCAAAAAACTAAAAgctactgcaaaatcaaaaaccaaaaattaaaaactaaaatccaaaatctaaaaaccaaaatccaaaaactaaaaactaaaatccaaaaaccattAAAACAATCATCACCAAGCTTTTGTTTAAATCAAGAGCTTTTGATGGGTTTAAAGTTCTTTTACTCCTCAAGCTAATTCGATAAAATAATTtgtgtttgacaaaaaaattatatttgtccaTTTTTCcatgttttaaatttgatatatttttagcatgttttaagaattttctgtaactcttttttatttatttttcttatcaatataattattttgcaaCTTCAGTAATTCGACTTTCAGAATttatttagagaaatttttcTAGATAgttctttttagtttattttcgcaAAAATGGACttccaaaaagaaaactaaccaaataaattttattgaatggtaaaaatgtatttatacCTTTAGAGTTAATTAATctaagacttagggtttagagttaaacggttaaattttggagattttttcaaatttttaaaaattaaaattaaaattttcaaaaaaaaaaactactttggtcattttattttttgaaaactatttttgtgacaaaattttttaaaaaaattattagagagAATTGCAtgtttaattatgttttataaactGACCGAccacctataaaaaaaaatggaataaaaaaaagaaatctgcCTACTGCCGGGTCGGATAAAAAATCCAATATCCATCGAAATGTACAAATACCAAATAGTAACATTTTTTAGTCTAGCAAAAATCGCGGGAGGCTAGGGTTTAAAATCATCGTATCCGCCATGAAAACACGGCGGCAGCACGCCGCTGAGAACGCTCTAACAATATCTCGACGCAGTACACAATCTCCGCTCTCCATCGGAAACTCAGAGACGATCCCAACTGATCTCATCATCGAAGTCCTCTTGAGATTGCCGCCTAAGTCTATACCGAAATGTCGATGCGCATCCAAGCTCTGGGACTCCATACTCCGCCGCGCAGATTTCACGGAGCTCTTCATCACCAGGTCTCGTGCCCGTCCGCAACTCTTACTCTCCTGCGTAGAAAACGAGGAGCTGTTCTTATTCTCGATACCTCAAGAGGTCCAAAATCAAGATGTTGTAACCGCCAATTATCATACGAGGTTCCCTTGTGGACGTTCCTCTAAAATAATCGGTCCGGTTCGCGGTTTAGTCTGTCTTACACATCTTCGTAAGTACAAGAAAACGGCGCCGGTTATATGTAACCCTAGCACTGGTCAATCATTACCTCTACCCAACGTGAAGACCAGGAGTACTCTCGTGAACACTTTTCTTGGATTTGATCCAGTTGGTAAACAATTCAAGATATTGTCCATGACCACACGGGATTATATCAATTGTGAAGAGCATCAAGTTCTGACTTTAGGGACTGAGAAAAAGATGTCTTGGAGAAAGATCGAATGTTCTATATCCCATTATTTTAGGCATATTAATCATGGGATATGCATCAATGGTGTTGTATATTATGTAGCTGGTCTCAATGAACCTCCAATGGCTAACGGTATAGTTTGCTTTGATGTTAGGTCTGAGAAGTTCAAAGTTATTAATAGAGGTGAGGAGATGGCATTATGGAGTCAATCAACTCTTGTAAACTATAAGGGCACACTAGGTGCTCTTTTGACAGAAGGGTTTACCGAAGTTACCGGAGAAACTAAATGTTTTCAGTTGTGGGTTTTGGTAGATGCTGAGAAACATGAATGGTCGAAGCATATATCCATATGTCTGCCCCTGCTGTGGAATAACATAGTTGCAAATGCCACTTTATTCTTTGTTGGAGTCACTGGCACAGATGAAATCGTGTTGTCACCGAAGTATGTATCCGAGCCTTACTGTTTCTATGTTTACTACTACAACATCGAGAGCAATGCAATCAGAAGAGTTGAAATCCAAGGAATGGATGCCTTTAGGCATTGTCAAATTCGCCTTTCTCTTAACCATGTAGAGGACGTGAAGCTTTTGCAATATATTTAGGACTTTATAACAGGTCATGGGGCCTTACTTCTCCTTATGCTATTTGATgtattttctctgtgttttgtttttttcgttGTGATGGATGGTCGAGACTGTATCAATCTCTGTGTTTACAATTTAGCCTTTTGAAATCTTCTCTTCATGATTAAGCCACTTTGTGGGTTATGTTTTATGAGTTCTATATTTAATCATCCACTGGTAAAAGACCACACTGACACTACATTTGGGCTAATCTAGAAAAGTGTTTACACCAATCTGTTTGACCTCAGATAAATGAATTGTGCCTCTTTTATCT is a genomic window of Brassica napus cultivar Da-Ae chromosome A2, Da-Ae, whole genome shotgun sequence containing:
- the LOC106419553 gene encoding F-box protein DOR-like, with product MKTRRQHAAENALTISRRSTQSPLSIGNSETIPTDLIIEVLLRLPPKSIPKCRCASKLWDSILRRADFTELFITRSRARPQLLLSCVENEELFLFSIPQEVQNQDVVTANYHTRFPCGRSSKIIGPVRGLVCLTHLRKYKKTAPVICNPSTGQSLPLPNVKTRSTLVNTFLGFDPVGKQFKILSMTTRDYINCEEHQVLTLGTEKKMSWRKIECSISHYFRHINHGICINGVVYYVAGLNEPPMANGIVCFDVRSEKFKVINRGEEMALWSQSTLVNYKGTLGALLTEGFTEVTGETKCFQLWVLVDAEKHEWSKHISICLPLLWNNIVANATLFFVGVTGTDEIVLSPKYVSEPYCFYVYYYNIESNAIRRVEIQGMDAFRHCQIRLSLNHVEDVKLLQYI